The DNA segment TAGAACGTGAACGCGAAATCAATGCGTTTATACCTGAAGAGTTTTGGGATATCCACGCGAATACCAAAACGGCAGATAAAACCGATTTCCGTTTGATGGTTGCACAAAGAAGCGGTTCAAATTTTAGGCCAAGTGCAGAAGCGGAAGCGATGTCTGCCGTTGCTACCCTTGATAACGCAAGTTATGAAGTGTGTAAACGTGAAGATAGACCCACTCAAAGCAAGCCATCGGCACCTTATATTACTTCAACGCTGCAACAAGCCGCGAGTACCCGTATGGGGTATGGAGTTAAGAAGACCATGATGTTAGCTCAGCGACTTTATGAAGCGGGCTATATCACCTATATGCGTACGGACTCTACCAATCTAAGCGCGGAAGCGGTAGAGACACTTCGTGGCTATATCTCGTCTGAGTTTGGTGATAAATATCTGCCAGATGCCGCCATTCGTTATGGGAGTAAAGCGGGTGCGCAAGAAGCGCACGAAGCTATTCGACCATCAAGCGTAGAAGTTAAGGCGGATGATCTGCAAGGTATGGAAGCAGATGCGGTCAAGCTTTACTCACTTATCTGGAATCAGTTTGTTTCTTGCCAGATGACACCAGCGAAATACGATTCTACTACCGTAAGTGTTAAGGCTGCTGAATTCACCCTAAAAGCGAAAGGTCGTATCCTTAAGTTTGATGGTTGGACTCGCGTTCAAAGACCAATGGGAAAAAATGAAGACCAAATATTACCGGCAGTTCAAGTCGGGGATAAATTGGATCTGCAAGACCTAGAACCTAAACAACACTTTACTAAACCGCCTGCGCGATTCACTGAAGCGGCGTTGGTTAAAGAGTTAGAAAAGCGTGGCATAGGCCGCCCATCTACTTACGCGTCGATTATATCTACGATTCAAGATCGTGGTTATGTGAAAGTGGCTCAGCGTCGTTTCTATGCTGAGAAGATGGGAGAGATTGTTACTGACCGTCTTGATGGCAGTTTTGATGACCTTATGAACTACGACTTTACCGCTCGTATGGAACAGAAACTTGATCAAGTTGCTGAGGGTGAGACGAATTGGAAAGGCGTATTAGATAACTTCTTTAGCGATTTTTCAAGCCATCTTAAGAAAGCGGAACTGGATGAAGACGATGGCGGTATGAAGCCCAACCACATCGTAGAGACAGATATTGAATGTCCGACCTGTAGCCGTACTATGGGAATTCGTACTGCGTCAACAGGTGTGTTCCTAGGTTGTTCTGGTTATGCACTGCCACCAAAAGAACGTTGTAAGACAACGATTAATTTGGGTGATGAAGAAGGCATTATTAATGTCTTGGAAGAAGACGTTGAAACGGCGGCTTTGCGAGCGAAGAAACGTTGCCCAATTTGTGAAACGGCAATGGACGCTTATTTGATCGATGATACGCGTAAGCTTCATGTTTGTGGTAATAATCCGAACTGCGAAGGCTATGTAATCGAAAAAGGGGAGTTTAAGCTGAAAGGCTATGATGGCCCTATTGTTGAGTGTGATAAATGTAGCTCTGATATGGTCCTCAAAAATGGTCGATTTGGTAAGTATATGGGTTGTACTAGCGAGGAGTGTAAGAATACTCGTAAGATCCTTAGGAATGGTGATGTCGCGCCCCCTAAAGAAGACCCAGTACATCTTCCAGAATTACCGTGTGAAAACTCAGATGCTTACTTTGTATTGCGTGATGGCGCTTCTGGCCTATTTATGGCAGCAAGTAATTTCCCTAAATCTCGTGAAACCCGTGCGCCACTGGTAGAGGAATTGGTTCTTTATAAAGATAGAATTTCGCCAAAATTCCAATATCTTACCACCGCACCTGTTGCTGACCCAGACGGACGTCCGACTGTTGTTCGATTCAGCCGTAAGGCGAAAGAAAACTATGTTCGTACCGAAGTGGATGGTAAACCTTCTGGATGGACGGGTTTATACATTGATGGTAAATGGGAAATCACAGATAAGCGGAAAAAATCGAAGGCATAAACTGTCTATTTGATACTAAGAGGCGGCCGAAAGGGCGCCTTTTTTATTGCCGATAAAATAGCAAATACTTGATATTAAGCGAGGTAAGTTTGTGATCAATATGGATGTCGGCCCCAATATGAGTATTGGCAAAATACCACCCCTTGTTTCTCGATCTTAGATTGTCCTATCGAACGTCCTATTATCAAGCCCAAATTGGATTTAAACGAGACTTCAATTCAGGGTTGTAGTATATCTAACGCGTAGAAATGCGATTTTCACGTGTGCGAATAAATCAATGTCATCGTAATTATTTATCTAAAGTGGTTTTAGAATGAAACAATTGAACATTTGGTATGTAGTCTCTGAAGCAGAAGGTTTGGTTAAGAGTGGTGGTTTAGCCGATGTGGCAAAAGCGTTGCCCAAGGCCCTCAAAACGCTTGGACATGATGTAGCTATAGTCATTCCTTGTTACAGCCTCCTGCCTGATTATGATAGCGCCGAGGTTGTTTTATCGACAGAATTAGAATGTTGGCCACGGATTGCCTACAAGGTAAAAAGAATGGACCTTGATGGAGTCCCTGTTTACGCCATTGATTGTCCACATTATTTTGACAGATCACAGCTCTATGCCGAAAATAATCAAGCCTATAGTGACAATGCGGAAAGATTTGCTTTTTTCTCTTCTGCTTCTTTGGACTGCTTACCCAAGTTGGGCATTCAACCCAATATAATACATTGCAATGATTGGCATACCGGTTTGGTGCCACTCTTGATTAAAACTCGATACGGACATGATCGCTATTTTAATAATGTGCGCAGCGTACTGACCGTACATAACGCGCTATTTCAAGGGGTCTACTCCTACAACGAACTGAACATTATTCCCGAGCTTAAACTTGATGGTATGGAGCACATTAGGTACAACCATCACCATGTGGGGTTACTTAGGGCGGGCCTAGCATTTGCAGACAAGATTAACGCAGTGAGTCCAAATTACGCCAAGGAGTTGTTAACGCCACTAGGTTCTCATGGGCTGCATATGGACTTTAATCAGCGGTCACAAGACTTGATTGGTATACTCAATGGTTGCGATTATGATACATGGAACCCAAGCACAGACCAATGTATTCCACTCCAGTACTGTTCGACCCTAGCAAGTTTAAAAAAAGGTAAGGCTGCAGCAAAAGAGTGTTTGCAACATGAAAACGGCCTTGAACATAGAAACGTAGCTATGTTTGGTATGGTGTGCCGTCTATCGCATCAAAAAGGATTTGATTATCTTCTTCCTATCTTAGAGTGTTTTTTGCGCAACGATGTTCAACTTGTATTTATGGGGACGGGCGATGCCAACATCGCCGCTCGATTAAGAGGGATATCAGACAAGTATCCAGATAAATTTGTTTTTATTCAACAATACAGTGAAAGGCTGGCTCATTTGATTGAGGCTGGATCCGATTTTTTTCTTATGCCGTCTGAATTTGAGGCATGTGGTTTGAACCAAATTTATAGCATGGCTTACGGTACATTACCTATTGTGCGTGAAGTTGGTGGATTGAAAGATACGGTAATTGATTGTGATGAAAACCCAGATAGTGCGACGGGGTTTGTATTTAAGCAACCAGATGCACAGACATTATTGGTAACAATGCAACGCGCATTGATTTTTTATCTCCAGTCTCCTAAACAGATGAAGCAGGTGCAGATTAGAGGCATGAAAAGCGACTTCAACTGGCGACATTCAGCTAAAGAGTACCTCAAGATGTATGCTTCCGCGTTTTGAGGATAATGCAAGATAGAGTGAATTCGGTGAACAGATATTCAACTTTAGTAGCAAATTAAATAAATTTATACAATTCCATGCAAATAACCGCTAATCTTATATTTAGCAGATGTGATAAGCTGAATAGCTTGTTAAAGTTTCCATAAACTAAACGGACTGTAAGTTACGCCCTATGTCAGAAGCACTTTTATTCCATAAGACCTACACACACCCCACCAGTTCGGAGTGGGTTGTTTTTGTGCATGGTGCTGGCGGCAGCTCTTCTATCTGGTTTAAGCAGATCAAGGCATATAAAGCGCATTTCAATTTGTTGCTTGTCGATTTAAGAGGACACGGTCGATCCAATAATTTATTGAAAGGCTTCATCACCAATCAGTATACATTTAAAGACGTCACGCTCGATATTTTGACAGTATTGGATCATCTTAAGATACAATCAGCTCACTTTGTTGGCATGTCTTTGGGTACTATCATTGTTCGAAATATTGCAGAGTTGGCCTCTGATAGAGTGAGGTCAATGGTGTTAGGTGGAGCGGTAACTCGTTTGAATATTCGTTCCCAAATATTGGTGAAGCTTGGCGACATAAGTAAACACATTGTTCCGTATATGTGGTTATATGGCCTGTTTGCCTATATAGTCATGCCGCAGAGAAGTCAGAAAGAATCACGCCATATATTCGTACGCGAAGCCAAAAAGCTCTGCCAAAAAGAGTTTAAACGCTGGGTTAGGCTCACCTCCGAGGTGAACCCTATGATGCGTTATTTCCGAGATAAAGATTTGGTCATTCCAACACTCTATTTAATGGGAGATAAAGACTATATGTTTATCACTCCAGTAAAAGAGATGGTCGCGAGACATAGTGAAAGTACACTACTTGAAATATTAGATTGTGGTCACGTATGTAACGTAGAAAAACCAGATGAATTTAACGCCAAATCGATAGATTTTATTCACCAACAAATAAAGTAACTGTCTACTCACGTTTGTTATTGATGACTGCAATTCCAACAAAGTCCAAATTGGCCTTCGTTTACTTCACCACATCCAGTACAAATCCAATCCACAAGATTTTCTTGCTGGTGCTGATAATCTGAGATCAACTGCTTTACGGTTTCAACTTTATTCGGCTGTAGCAACCACACATACGGGTCAGTATCTTCAGTTAGCGGCAGTTCACCTTTGAGGCCGAAGATACCTTCTCCGCGCACCTCTGCACGAATAGAGTGCTGTTGTAAAAGCCCACAGATAATATGAGCTTCGGTAGGATTGGATGCGCAAAACACTTTCATAGGTTAAACCGCGTCGTTTGGACGTAGTTTGGCCATAACCCATTTTGTAATCACTGGAAATAGACCTAACAGAACAAACGAAGCCAATACACTAGGAGATACAATACCAGAAAGGCTATCAATATTGGCTAATTGGGTACCGGCGTTTAGGTACACCATGGTACCTGGCAGCATGCCAAGTTGGCTTACTAGGTAAAACCTTACTGTTGATATAGGTGTTAGTCCCATCAACAAGTTGATAAGAAAGAAGGGAAATACAGGGATCAATCTTAATGAAAATAGATAGAATGCCCCATCTTTTTCAATGCCTTGATTTAAGGTATTAAGTTTTGTACCAAATTTAGTTTGTACCCAGTCTCTAAGCAGATATCGGCTGCTCAAAAAAGCTAACGTCGCCCCTATAGTGCTCGCAAATGATACGAGGAATATGCTGGTAACAAAACCAAACAATGCCGCTCCTAACAAGGTAACCACCGCTGCCCCAGGGATAGAAAAAGCCGTTACCGCAACATAAGTAAAGAAGTAGATTAAAGCCGCTGTCGCAAAGTTGTTCTCAATGTATTCAGCAAGTAGCGCTTGTTGCTGTTTGGCGTTTTCTAACGTGAAATACTGACCGAACTGAGTAGCAAGTATAATAATCGTAGCAACCAAGACTAGGCCAATAATAATTTTTTTGTTCATTTAGACAATTCCAATAAAATGATATTACTTATTATGACAGGCTAAGTTAGGAAAAACTTTCATATAGACGTAAAAAAACCGCTAAGCGTCGCTTAGCGGTTTTTTAATTATAGAAGTTACAAAAATGACGACGATTTATTGTAGTGAATCGATGAGTTCGCTTCTGCGTGCTTGAGAAATAACAGACCAATGCTCGCCATTTAAAGCGCCTTCAAGCGCCCACAGTAATTCGATATTAAGTTGGTCTTCTTGAGATGCCTGAATAGCTTTGAAAGCTTGTACAGAGCCCATCGTTCTCAATGCGGTAACCGAATTAATCCCCGCCTTTTTTAGCATGCGTTCTGTACCTAAACGAAGATTAGGCAGGTCTTTTAGGCGAGTGGGTTTTTCTTCCGCGTTCGATTCTTTCTCTTTATGAGCAGCTTTTAAAGCAAGCTCTGCTATTTTGAGTATCTGATCGCTATTATCCCAGTGTGAATTTGGGAGAGCAAAATACTTGGTAACAACAGGGAATCCACGTTTCTTGTATACATAAGGTTGGTAGTTTGCTTGCTTAAACTGTTTTTCAAGAGATTCGCAACAGCGAATATGAAGTGAATCATTAACGACGAGAGCAAACATGACGTCATCAACAAAGATGCCAAATCCGCCGAACATCGAGCGAGATTTTATCTTGCCAAATAATTCAAACAGTTTTAATGAGTTTTTAAGTACTGGTTTGTCCATTTTTATAAATCTCAGGTTAAAAATTGCATCAACCAATTCAGAACCGAGAAATTAACAAATATTTTAATTGAGATGTCAGAGGAAAGTTAGAACTCATGACTAATTTGTTAACCGGTCTTCGGTAACCCCGCTACCTTTTCAATTCTGCCAAATTGGCAAAATTAACGTGAGGCCGGAAGCTTTGCGTCCCAACTTTTCAATT comes from the Vibrio sp. DW001 genome and includes:
- the topA gene encoding type I DNA topoisomerase, encoding MGKSLVIVESPAKAKTINKYLGKDFIVKSSVGHVRDLPTAGQSSGQKAAAISTKGMSPEDKARIKNEKERKSLIKKMGIDPFNDWEANYQVLPGKEKVVAELQKLAKDADTVYLATDLDREGEAIAWHLREIIGGDEKRYKRVVFNEITKNAIQQAFETPGELSMDGVNAQQARRFMDRVVGFMVSPLLWKKVARGLSAGRVQSVAVKLLVEREREINAFIPEEFWDIHANTKTADKTDFRLMVAQRSGSNFRPSAEAEAMSAVATLDNASYEVCKREDRPTQSKPSAPYITSTLQQAASTRMGYGVKKTMMLAQRLYEAGYITYMRTDSTNLSAEAVETLRGYISSEFGDKYLPDAAIRYGSKAGAQEAHEAIRPSSVEVKADDLQGMEADAVKLYSLIWNQFVSCQMTPAKYDSTTVSVKAAEFTLKAKGRILKFDGWTRVQRPMGKNEDQILPAVQVGDKLDLQDLEPKQHFTKPPARFTEAALVKELEKRGIGRPSTYASIISTIQDRGYVKVAQRRFYAEKMGEIVTDRLDGSFDDLMNYDFTARMEQKLDQVAEGETNWKGVLDNFFSDFSSHLKKAELDEDDGGMKPNHIVETDIECPTCSRTMGIRTASTGVFLGCSGYALPPKERCKTTINLGDEEGIINVLEEDVETAALRAKKRCPICETAMDAYLIDDTRKLHVCGNNPNCEGYVIEKGEFKLKGYDGPIVECDKCSSDMVLKNGRFGKYMGCTSEECKNTRKILRNGDVAPPKEDPVHLPELPCENSDAYFVLRDGASGLFMAASNFPKSRETRAPLVEELVLYKDRISPKFQYLTTAPVADPDGRPTVVRFSRKAKENYVRTEVDGKPSGWTGLYIDGKWEITDKRKKSKA
- the glgA gene encoding glycogen synthase GlgA, whose amino-acid sequence is MKQLNIWYVVSEAEGLVKSGGLADVAKALPKALKTLGHDVAIVIPCYSLLPDYDSAEVVLSTELECWPRIAYKVKRMDLDGVPVYAIDCPHYFDRSQLYAENNQAYSDNAERFAFFSSASLDCLPKLGIQPNIIHCNDWHTGLVPLLIKTRYGHDRYFNNVRSVLTVHNALFQGVYSYNELNIIPELKLDGMEHIRYNHHHVGLLRAGLAFADKINAVSPNYAKELLTPLGSHGLHMDFNQRSQDLIGILNGCDYDTWNPSTDQCIPLQYCSTLASLKKGKAAAKECLQHENGLEHRNVAMFGMVCRLSHQKGFDYLLPILECFLRNDVQLVFMGTGDANIAARLRGISDKYPDKFVFIQQYSERLAHLIEAGSDFFLMPSEFEACGLNQIYSMAYGTLPIVREVGGLKDTVIDCDENPDSATGFVFKQPDAQTLLVTMQRALIFYLQSPKQMKQVQIRGMKSDFNWRHSAKEYLKMYASAF
- a CDS encoding alpha/beta hydrolase; translation: MSEALLFHKTYTHPTSSEWVVFVHGAGGSSSIWFKQIKAYKAHFNLLLVDLRGHGRSNNLLKGFITNQYTFKDVTLDILTVLDHLKIQSAHFVGMSLGTIIVRNIAELASDRVRSMVLGGAVTRLNIRSQILVKLGDISKHIVPYMWLYGLFAYIVMPQRSQKESRHIFVREAKKLCQKEFKRWVRLTSEVNPMMRYFRDKDLVIPTLYLMGDKDYMFITPVKEMVARHSESTLLEILDCGHVCNVEKPDEFNAKSIDFIHQQIK
- a CDS encoding DUF2007 domain-containing protein, which produces MKVFCASNPTEAHIICGLLQQHSIRAEVRGEGIFGLKGELPLTEDTDPYVWLLQPNKVETVKQLISDYQHQQENLVDWICTGCGEVNEGQFGLCWNCSHQ
- a CDS encoding TVP38/TMEM64 family protein, whose protein sequence is MNKKIIIGLVLVATIIILATQFGQYFTLENAKQQQALLAEYIENNFATAALIYFFTYVAVTAFSIPGAAVVTLLGAALFGFVTSIFLVSFASTIGATLAFLSSRYLLRDWVQTKFGTKLNTLNQGIEKDGAFYLFSLRLIPVFPFFLINLLMGLTPISTVRFYLVSQLGMLPGTMVYLNAGTQLANIDSLSGIVSPSVLASFVLLGLFPVITKWVMAKLRPNDAV
- a CDS encoding TfoX/Sxy family DNA transformation protein, translated to MDKPVLKNSLKLFELFGKIKSRSMFGGFGIFVDDVMFALVVNDSLHIRCCESLEKQFKQANYQPYVYKKRGFPVVTKYFALPNSHWDNSDQILKIAELALKAAHKEKESNAEEKPTRLKDLPNLRLGTERMLKKAGINSVTALRTMGSVQAFKAIQASQEDQLNIELLWALEGALNGEHWSVISQARRSELIDSLQ